From the genome of Numenius arquata chromosome 9, bNumArq3.hap1.1, whole genome shotgun sequence:
TATTTGTAAAGGAAGATGATAAACTGACTTTTCACAGACACCCCGTTGCCCAAAGCACGGATTGCATCCGGGGCAAAGTTGGCTACACAAGAGGCCTTCATGTCTGGCAAATCCACTGGCCCACGAGGCAACGGGGAACTCATGCCGTGGTGGGCGTCTCCACAGCCGAAGCTCCGCTGCACTCGGTGGGCTACACGTCGCTGGTTGGTAGCAATAGTGAGTCGTGGGGCTGGGATCTGGGACGCAACAAACTCTACCACAATTGTAAAAACCAGCCTGGGGTCACGTATCCTGTCTTTTTGGAACCGGATGAGTCTTTTGTACTCCCAGACTCCTTACTGGTGGTTTTGGATATGGATGAAGGGACGCTTAGCTTCATGGTAGATGGACAGTATCTTGGAGTGGCCTTCAGAGgactaaaagggaaaaaactttACCCCATAGTCAGTGCAGTTTGGGGGCACTGTGAAATTACAATGAGATACATCAACGGACTTGACCGTAAGTGTTACCATATTTCCTTATTACACTGTCTTTCAACTCTTCtcatgtaggattttttttctttatccttttgcTGTGACCAGAGTGTGCTGGGGGGAGTGGGACTGTCCACTGTGAGCGGATTGCATCCCATAGATATTAGTTGTGGGTAGTAACTATCAGTTGTGTCTTGTTATCATAGTATGGGTtgtatcaaaatattttcccttttggcAAGCAGAGTGGCAAGAAATCTGTGTCTAAAGACAGTGAACAGACTGAGAAAAAAGATCTTGAGAAACTTCCTGGGTATATTTAACAGTAAAACTCTTGTTTACTGGAGGATATGTTTTAAATCTGTGGTTTTCAAATAGGATTTGTGGATCCTGTAAAAATTTCCTGTAGTAGTGGGAACTCTTACATGGTGTGCGTAAACATACTTGAATTCAGGCCTGTAGGCTTTCTTTCCATAGTTGCCTTTCCAGGACCCTCAGAAGCAGCTGTGGATCCCCAAGAATCTGGGAGCTCTGGTCAAATACTGCTTTCAGCAGTTTTTCTGAAAGAGAACCCTGTTCTTATTTCGCTTCAGAAGGTGCTCTCTCAGGgtattttcttctccagaaatacAGGGTTTGGGATGAGCATTAGCTATTTTTGATTTAAAGGGGTAATATCAAATTAAATCACTGCATAGTAAGGAGCAGCCTGTTGCTGCTGTGACCTTGAGGTAGTAGCCCACCAGAAGGTGAGTTGCAGACCTGGGTCTTGTCCAGTTGTCACTGCCCAGAAAGACGTGTGCTCTGCCAGATCCACACACAGCACAGCGTATGTTCGGTTGTGCCCAGTTATCTCCAGTCAGCTTATCGGCTGCTGTAAATTGGGAAATGGAAGGCTGAACGAGGTAGGAAGTGGAATTTTGTTCTTGTTTAAGACTGTTTTATCTTTGCCATAGGAGGAACCATGACTCTAAATACATAGATTTAACAAAAATAGATGATGACTGAACAAAATTTTCATGGTTTTTGGGCTTTATGAATGGAACTTGGTCTTGTAAAAAGAGAATAACAGCAAGTGTGCAACACCTGCCTTTCAATTAGTAATTTCTAAAGGAATTTACTGTTCTTTTCTATTAGGATGGGGTGgtcccattttttttcctgtcaaaaatTAATTCTCTGCTCATTAGCCTTTCATCTGACATACAAAGTAGaaacataattaaataatttgaCCTTGTTTAAGATTGCCTTTTCATGAACATCTGTAATAAGCACAGGGGGAAAGAATCTTTATCCGCAGAAGCCCTGCAGGTTATTACAGACAGATGCTAAATGGCATCTTCCTGAATATCAGGGGAATATCGGAGGATTGTAAGTATTTTGCAATTATTCAGACATTGCAGAGTGGTGTGCTGATagctgctttttttgggggggggtggtttgtttttttggttttttttttgaggttgatGAGGGGAGAGATACTTTGTGAACTGAATATTTGTGTGCAAAAGCAATTTTTATAATACCGGGAATATCTGCCAAACTACGCAAAGTACAGCTCGGCTTGGTCCACCATGTCCACACAAGGAATCGTTCTGCATTCCTTTTGTAGCCTTCACAGGGCTGCTCAAGGGAGCTCTAGAAAGATCAAAACACAGGAGGAGGATGTGAGTGAGTTTGgtagaaattataaaataaaagggGCTAAGTAGAGAAGGATAGCTGCGGTCTGTgagatgggagagagaaaaattccCATCCGGTTTCTCGTGGGATAATTTTGCTGGAAGAGGCGGGATAACTTCCTAAACTATTCCTGAGAAAGtcaaagtagtaatttttttttttaaagtgtgaacTCATGGTTAAAAGTAAACTTGTAGACTAAGCTTTTATGTAGGCCTGAGTGTTAATCTGATCATGTGAAGAGGAAGTTGAAAGCCACTTCGCCGTGGGGCACTTTGACATCCTGGAATCACATCATCTGTCATCACATGTTCACTGATCCATTACTGTCCTGCAACAAAAACAGCATTCAGGAAACCAAAGTAGCTTGTTTAGCTGGTGTTCTAAAGCAAACACCTTCTCTTCTCTGCTAAAAGTGTTTCTATCCAGCCAGTGCTTGTGTGGCAGTGCAGGTTTGCTCGTGGCAATCTCCATGTTCACTCTGATAGCACTTAATGTTACCGCTTTTTataactgtttggttttgtgaaAATTGGAGTAGATATTGAAGAACAGCGAGATGTTCATGTTGCATtccaaatttaaatacatttgaacatacatatgtgtgtggggagggtttgttgttgttttcttgctttttgaccTTATAtattatctcttttttctttttttttttgctttttttcctccccttccctggaagcATCTCGTACCGCTGACTGCAGCTTTTAGCAGATCCGGCAATAGTTACTCAGCTGTTCCTGAAACTGTGCTGTCAAACAGGGACTTGTAACTTGCTATTTAGTGATTGATTGTTACTGCTCGGAATGTATACCCCAGCTTGCAATAGTTGTTTACTATTGGTGTCCTACAGAGCAAACGGAGAGCTTGACTGTAGGGCTTTCTAGTGTTTTCAGTGCTTGCTGTTCAAATGGAAGACCTCCGAATACTTTAAAGGCCTGTGTATTTCAGTTGCCTGGCAAAGAGTGAAAGGCTTGCAGGAATGGAATAGTGAAAGGGTGAAATGGTGGGCTTGTGCAGATGCAGTGGACTTAAACATATGTCCTAGTGGTATAGAGACGATGCAGACTTTTAAGTATGTTAACTACCACAGACATGGCAGAATCGTGGAAGGATACGGCTGCAGGTCAAAGACCGAGAACCTGTGTGCCCTCTGGACTCTGGGTATCGCTCCTAGAATAATGCTGTAGTTAAAATCAGTCATAGGTTCTTCCAGTTGCATCTGATACCTGGAGTATTCTGCTTTCAGAAGCTACTTTGAGCATCACATGATGATGTGCTGAGACTTTCAAATGTGAGTGAAAAACTGTTTTGTGAGTTGCAAATATTTGTCAGGGTTTGGGAAGGAAGGCAGGGGGACAGGATGGAGAGTGCTCATCGTAAGCATGCTGAGTTCTTCCCGGGACAAACTTCTTTGATCCAATGTTATCAGCATTTACCACACTGATTTGTGCCCAGTGCCTAAGTTTTACAGAATTTTACATCAGACTTCTGACTCATTGCCTATTGCAATAATTAAAAACCACAGATAACATAAATGCAGTTTatgttatttttcagatgctgtttTCATCAGGGTACGTGCATGTTTAAAAACAGGTAGGCTATTTATATCTGTTGTTTGAAGAGGAGTCCTGAAGATTGGAACAGAGAAATGGCAAAACACTTTTGAATAAATGTACATTGCAGATCATGACTGATACATTAGtacttttttgtttaaacaaagtgGTGGGAGGACAATATAACAGTGCTGTGGTGGAAAACATCATCGTTGAGTAGGTGAGTTGAACGCAGTGATTTATTTTGATGCTTAAAAATACCTGACGGAATACTCAATATTTTGACTTCTGGAAGTCAAAATACTTTTTATAAGCATGCTTTACAGGTCTGGCTCTGCCCTGTTCTGAATTGATGTGGAAGAGCAAAGCAGATGGTCTGTATTCggtatataataataataacagttgATCCATGAACATAGTTTTATAATGCAACTCATAGGCACAAAACTTAGAATTTTATATCTTCCTAGGTGGGGAGAAGGCAGAAGGAAGCTGGAAAAAGCTTTTCTAGCCATCTGTGTGGGTAGCGTAGAGTTTGTCTTGGGGACTGTCCCATGTGCATACGTCAGCACAGCACGCTCTCACTAGTGTCGTGACGTTACATCTGTAGGTGCGCATCAGCACTGGCCTTCTGGCCATCTCTGAAAATGCCTCCTGGTAGCACTTTCAAATTTCTTCATCCTGTAACAAGCGCTCTGGCTGAAAGTGCAGTTCTGGCTGCCACAGCTGCTGCCTTGGAGGTGAAGCATCTGCTTGGGATGTGTTGTGGGATGCATCCTAATTAGAGACACTGTCTCCATGTGATCGTGACAATTGTAAGAAAAGCTACAACTTGCCAAACTCTTGCCTAAAATCTTAACTGTTGTGCACTTGCATGAAGGAAAGTTCAGTCAATGTCTAAATGAGCTCTGAAAGCCTTGAAATTGCATGTGAAAGGAAAGAACTCGAGTTCTGTATTACGACATGTTGAGTAGACTATAATAACTGAACATTAAAAAGCTGCACCCCGCTACTGCCAATTTATATGTTTTTGGTTATAAATCCCAAAGCTATTTCTTAGAGATAAGTAAATTTCACAAGATTTTGGGGTAACACTGCCCAACCAACTCTTCAGTAATAAAGTCTGATGTCCAGCACAGCCATGTTTTACTCTTAGAATTTCTTTTGCCTTCTTAAGTTCCAAAAAGAGTAACTCTTGTTTTGGTTGAAAATGGACTGTAAGACTTCTTGAGATAAACAATAGCATCCCATTAGCTTCCTTATATTCTTCCATTCAGAATTTAGCCATCTTGCCTTCAACTGatgttttcttgtatttaagAATTACATTTATGACACATTTGGGATGTTGGCTGATCTTTATGCCTGAATCTTCTCCTCCTAAAATCATGAATGTTGATTTCAAAACAGTAACTTTCAATTCCCTTTGTAGTACACTACAGTACAACTGTACAATACTTTCAAAATTACAACTACTACTTTGTAGTATTAACTACTACAACTTTGTAGTAGTTGTAGTACAACTGCTTTGAAATATTCTATAGCAgactatttatttccttttgtgtggTATTTATGGTTCTTTTTGCCATTTAGGTGCGAAAGAATGCTTCTTGAGCTTGATATTGATAGCCCTTTGTGGTTCTTGTGCTAAACCTTGCATAGCCCTTACACAGTTTAGAAAATAAGTCTAATTGTCATGTTCAGGCAGTTCAAAAGAGAAGACAACTTTACTTACAAATGTAATTTGTATTCATATTTTAACCAACAGATCCTTCATGTAGTATTTGGTACTTGTGGACAAGGGTCCCTAGGCTCTCTGTCAGCTGTTGCTGACCACTGCCCTGCAGCATACACAGCCTTTTTTTAACACCTGTAACTATTTACAGCCCCAAATAAAACACAAGTATGTGCTTCAAACTTACCTACAATGAATGAATAGGTGAATTAAAGCAACCATCCAAACAGAAATTCTGGAGTCCTGTTTTTAGGTGCCAGCAGCCCATTGGCTGTGCCTGCAGTGGGCTGGTGCAAACATAAAGGTGAGGATGTTTAGAGAACGTTGGCTCAGTTCAAGGAGCCGTATCTGCTCCTGCATAGAGTCCCAGGAAAAGTAGTTCATTTTCTGGATCCTGCACTCCCTCTCCACCGCTGGATTGACTGGAGGAAGGGGGATCCTTTTGGCTCTCCGCGGTTTGGCCGCCACTGCTGCTGAGGCTGCTTGTGAACCTGCAGCCCAGTGGGAAGAGGCTGTGGAGTTGTTCCCCCCGCATCGCAGGTGTGGGGAAGAAGGGGGCTCAGTGCTCTGTACTCTGTTTGCTGGTACAGCTACAGAAGTTTTGGGGTCTGTTTTAACTTTTTGCTTTTAGCCTTGCAGAAGACCACAACTTAACCCCTGCATGGCTTTCAGACCTTAGGCTGCGTGCGTCTAGCATTGTGAAATAACGATGAAGTTTCTAAGCTGAAATAACAAATTTGGAGCTATGGAGCTAAGCAcaacttctttcctctttcctactgttctcagtttattttaatttgcattgagCTCTCTCTAACATACCACAAACGCTAATTGTAAATATAGACTTTTCCCTTTGGAGGCCTTTTTATCATAAAGAAAACTTAAGTCAAAATTGCAGAATTGTTAACTGCCAGGAGAAATATACAATCTCTCGTCAGACTCTCTGGGTTTTCCCCCAAatgattttcaattaaaatttgtaaatgaatttttgtttgtttgtttgtttatctaaACCTGTTTGTTTTATATGATATTCTATAATACATTACTCTGGAGGTTGCAATGGAAATAATGTACTCTGAAAATCCAGTATTGTTAAACCTTAGGAAGAATTTTCCCTACAGGCGTGCAATCAGAGGATGAAGCGGTAGTAATTAAGCAGCTAATGCTGTGAAGAAGCAATCTTTAGCTTTTGAGATAATTTAACAGGAAGCAGCATTTTCAGTTCCTGTTTCAGGAATCAGATAGTtcattgttgggggttttttggtcttCCTCCACATGCACCCCCCATCCCTGGTTTAAGTGCGTTTCTTGTCCTTTAATCCTAATTTGTTGACACTTTCTAATTCATTCTCAGTGTTTTCTCAACaggtttaatttttaataatctctAATTAATTCTTGTTGCCATTAGAATATGCCACTGCTTTTTGCCCCAGCCACTTCCTGGTGGTCTCTGCATTGCATCTCTTTCCAAGAtactcttcttctttttttttttttttttttttttttttaatccttccacttctttcctctcttcccccagctAAGTTTCTCTTCTTTTATGTTACCACGTGCTTGTTAATAATAAATTctgacaaaactttttttttcctcatccttaaCTTTCAGATAGGGCAGTTTTTGTTACTGCTAACAATAGGACATTAGGTGCAGTGTCACTCTTCCAGAGGAAGGACATACCAGATTTAAGGGTGTTACTTTAGCTGTAATGGTGAGTGGTCTTTGTAATGGTCTTTTTGGGTGAATGttgaatatttatatattttttcatttgtataaaTGAATTGTAATCATGCAGAGGTTCATCTGATTACCTCAGGTTGGTAGCAAATAGTTTCTTATGAAAGTACATAGCTGGAAAGAGCTTCTCAAGCTCCTATGCTTGTAAGATTAGTCTTGTCTTGTTTTATTCAACTTTGAACTATTAAGATCTCCAATGATACAGACTCCTCAGGCAATCTAAGGCAAGCATTAGCTTTACAGAtaacagggttttttccccttacagTTTAGTCTAGTTTGTTTATTTAGCAGGGAATCCAGTTATCATTGACCTAAACCATAAGCAAGTGCTGGCATACTTTATTTCAAGTTCAGTAGCTCCTAAGGCTAAGAACAAGCATCAGTCGTCCACAGCTGTGTTATGGGTTATTTGGGtactttttcttcctgctctggtTCATAAAGGTGCCACGGTGACTGCCAAATCGgacagttttaaggaaaaaacatgTGTGAGCGTGTTCCGATCATGTTTCCCCGATTTCCCATTTATCCTGTTTTTAAGAAGTTAAGAACGTTGAAGAGCAACAACTACACCTCTGTTCTCAAAATTGAAGTAAATGTTGTAATCTAAAGTTACGCTTTAATTATCGTATTTATTACTCTAAAATAGCAATTAGAAATTTGATAGCCTTGCTTAATTCTTTTATGAATTTGCTTGAGCTACGATGCTGGAATTGCTCAGCAATGTGAACTAATTCTCACAGGTTTGTGTTAGAAGTGGAAACTTGTaaagggtatttatttttttttttttatttgttctatCTGTATTGCTGTTGGGCATTGCACAGTGTAAATCCAAGCTGCAGCACAAATAATGATGCTTCTGCAATATGTTCTGTGATATATTTACTTTAATGCCAAAAATGCGTGTGCTTTGTCCATTTTGACTATGATTTCGTACAGGTTTCCTCATAAGTTATGTTTGTCCTTAAGACACTACTTTGTTTGTCTCTCTAGCTGTGGAAGTTTCTTCCCTTCTCTAATCACAAGCTCTTTCTGCAGAtggcctcctcttcttcccttaaAGACTGTGTAGCTTCTCTATGAAGAGAGGCAGA
Proteins encoded in this window:
- the SPSB4 gene encoding SPRY domain-containing SOCS box protein 4, with the translated sequence MGQKISGSIKSVDVREPPYRPVKRELRGPDFCKPARLDMLLDMPPAKLEVQYKHAWNNEDRSLNIFVKEDDKLTFHRHPVAQSTDCIRGKVGYTRGLHVWQIHWPTRQRGTHAVVGVSTAEAPLHSVGYTSLVGSNSESWGWDLGRNKLYHNCKNQPGVTYPVFLEPDESFVLPDSLLVVLDMDEGTLSFMVDGQYLGVAFRGLKGKKLYPIVSAVWGHCEITMRYINGLDPEPLPLMDLCRRSIRFALGRDRLHDIEILPLPLSLKNYLQYQ